In Thauera aromatica K172, one DNA window encodes the following:
- the hemF gene encoding oxygen-dependent coproporphyrinogen oxidase — MDPAAVKSWLTDLQRRIVARLEAFDGQAFRTDRWDRPGGGGGLTRVIEDGAFFERGGVNFSHVSGDAMPASATAHRPELAGRRFEAMGVSLVLHPRNPYCPTVHMNVRSFFARAEGKEPVWWFGGGMDLTPYYGFEEDVRHFHSTCKAAVLPHGGEAEYRRLKSWCDRYFFLKHRNEPRGVGGLFFDDLGADGKTDFDAAFGLTKSVGEAFVDAYLPIVERRRGLAYGERERDFQAYRRGRYVEFNLVFDRGTLFGLQSGGRTESILMSLPPVVKWRYDWHPEPGSDEARLYDVFLKPQDWAG; from the coding sequence ATGGACCCTGCTGCCGTCAAATCCTGGCTGACCGATCTCCAGCGCCGCATCGTCGCCCGCCTCGAAGCATTCGACGGGCAGGCTTTCCGGACCGATCGCTGGGATCGGCCGGGCGGCGGCGGGGGACTGACCCGGGTCATCGAGGACGGCGCCTTCTTCGAGCGCGGCGGCGTCAACTTCTCCCACGTGAGCGGTGATGCGATGCCCGCCTCGGCCACTGCACACCGCCCCGAACTGGCGGGCCGCCGCTTCGAGGCCATGGGCGTGTCGCTGGTACTGCATCCGCGCAACCCCTACTGCCCCACGGTGCACATGAACGTGCGCAGCTTCTTCGCCCGGGCCGAAGGCAAGGAGCCGGTGTGGTGGTTCGGCGGTGGCATGGACCTGACGCCGTACTACGGCTTCGAAGAGGACGTCCGCCACTTCCATTCCACCTGCAAGGCGGCGGTGCTGCCCCATGGCGGTGAAGCCGAATACCGGCGGCTGAAGAGCTGGTGCGACCGCTACTTCTTCCTCAAGCACCGCAACGAGCCGCGCGGCGTCGGCGGGCTGTTCTTCGACGATCTCGGCGCCGACGGCAAGACCGATTTCGACGCCGCCTTCGGCCTGACGAAATCCGTCGGCGAAGCCTTTGTCGATGCCTACCTGCCGATCGTCGAACGCCGCCGGGGCCTCGCCTACGGCGAACGCGAGCGCGATTTCCAGGCCTACCGGCGGGGGCGCTACGTCGAATTCAACCTGGTGTTCGACCGCGGCACGCTATTCGGCCTGCAATCGGGCGGGCGCACCGAATCGATCCTGATGTCCCTGCCGCCGGTCGTGAAGTGGCGCTACGACTGGCACCCGGAGCCGGGCTCGGACGAAGCGCGCCTCTACGACGTGTTCCTGAAGCCGCAGGACTGGGCGGGCTGA
- a CDS encoding uroporphyrinogen-III C-methyltransferase: MKEETPALTQPPASAHAPNKDDAREASARAAEPSAGAVPGTAAGAGAGESTRSPAAWWALLLALIALAGAGWAIWQVRDARTQAGALREELAQRLAEGETGAVEARGIVRQQQEVIASLQGKLGVLDAKVEATEGQAAALEALYQEFSRSREDGVIAEVEQAVVLAAQQLQIAGNVEAALIALQEAEARLAIHDRGQLAALRRALARDIDTLKLQPSLDVSGLGLRLERLLERADALPLAFEGPLPAEAAVGRELAPGEDGGLVGWVAGAWRATRAIAGDVWDEIRALVRVERLDQTDPVLLAPAQSTFLRENLKIRLLTARLALLARDGRTYEADLAQARAWVERFFDLRDERVQHALLELKELAAVKVRYEPPSLTETFTALRNAQVRGGRPAAEAGRAPATLPPPVPAGPEPESTVADPALPSAAAAEADAVPDTPSETPAAPSADVPPAAASTAPDAAGAAGPTPAAGE; the protein is encoded by the coding sequence ATGAAAGAAGAGACCCCAGCCCTGACTCAGCCGCCCGCATCCGCGCACGCACCGAACAAGGACGACGCCCGGGAAGCTTCCGCGCGCGCGGCCGAGCCGTCCGCTGGCGCGGTGCCGGGGACGGCAGCCGGCGCGGGCGCCGGGGAGTCGACGCGCAGCCCGGCGGCGTGGTGGGCGCTGCTGCTCGCCCTGATCGCGCTCGCCGGTGCCGGCTGGGCGATCTGGCAGGTGCGCGACGCCCGGACGCAGGCGGGTGCACTGCGCGAGGAACTGGCGCAGCGTCTGGCCGAGGGCGAGACGGGCGCGGTCGAGGCGCGCGGCATCGTCCGCCAGCAGCAGGAAGTGATCGCTTCGCTGCAGGGCAAGCTCGGCGTCCTCGACGCCAAGGTCGAGGCCACCGAAGGCCAGGCCGCCGCGCTGGAGGCCTTGTACCAGGAATTTTCCCGCTCGCGCGAGGACGGCGTGATCGCTGAAGTCGAGCAGGCGGTCGTGCTCGCCGCCCAGCAGCTGCAGATCGCCGGCAACGTCGAAGCCGCGCTGATCGCCCTGCAGGAGGCCGAGGCCCGTCTCGCGATCCACGACCGCGGCCAGCTGGCGGCGCTGCGCCGCGCGCTCGCGCGCGACATCGACACGCTCAAGCTGCAGCCTTCGCTCGATGTCTCCGGCCTCGGGCTGCGCCTCGAGCGCCTGCTCGAGCGCGCCGATGCGCTGCCGCTGGCGTTCGAAGGGCCGTTGCCGGCCGAGGCCGCAGTGGGCCGCGAACTGGCGCCGGGGGAGGACGGAGGCCTTGTCGGCTGGGTCGCCGGGGCCTGGCGTGCGACCCGGGCGATCGCGGGCGATGTCTGGGATGAAATCCGCGCCCTGGTCCGGGTCGAGCGCCTCGACCAGACCGATCCGGTGCTGCTGGCTCCGGCGCAGAGCACCTTCCTGCGCGAAAATCTCAAGATTCGCCTGCTGACGGCCAGGCTCGCGCTGCTCGCGCGTGACGGTCGCACCTACGAAGCCGACCTCGCCCAGGCGCGCGCCTGGGTGGAGCGCTTTTTCGATTTGCGCGACGAGCGTGTGCAGCACGCCCTGCTGGAACTGAAAGAACTCGCGGCGGTAAAAGTGCGTTACGAGCCGCCGAGCCTCACCGAAACCTTCACTGCCTTGCGCAATGCCCAGGTGCGGGGAGGACGGCCGGCAGCAGAGGCCGGGCGTGCCCCGGCGACGCTGCCCCCGCCGGTGCCGGCCGGGCCGGAACCGGAGAGCACCGTCGCCGATCCGGCACTACCATCCGCCGCGGCGGCCGAAGCCGACGCGGTGCCCGATACGCCGTCCGAGACCCCCGCCGCCCCCAGCGCGGATGTTCCGCCGGCCGCGGCGTCGACTGCGCCGGACGCGGCTGGAGCTGCGGGCCCGACGCCCGCGGCCGGCGAGTGA
- the purD gene encoding phosphoribosylamine--glycine ligase produces MKVLVIGSGGREHALAWKLAQSPRITRVLVAPGNPGTAREPKLQNVVVTAVQELVELARREQIGFTVVGPEAPLAAGVVDAFRAAGLPIFGPTKAAAQLESSKDFAKQFLLRHGIPTAKYRTFVDAAAAHAYVDAEGAPIVIKADGLAAGKGVVVAMTAAEAHAAIDMMLLDNKMGDAGARVVIEEFMTGEEASFIVMADGKHALALATSQDHKRLLDGDAGPNTGGMGAYSPAPVVTPDVHARVMREIITPTLAGMAADGLPYTGFLYAGLMIDDAGRPRVVEFNCRMGDPETQPIMMRLKSDLGDLVEAALAGRLDQAEAEWDRRFALGVVLAAAGYPDNPRKGDAISGLPDGAAEDAHVFHAGTAEQDGAIVTAGGRVLCVTALGDNVRTAQKRAYELAEGIAFDGCQYRRDIGHRALSRRA; encoded by the coding sequence ATGAAAGTCCTCGTCATCGGTTCCGGCGGCCGCGAACACGCGCTCGCGTGGAAGCTCGCCCAATCTCCCCGGATCACCCGCGTACTGGTCGCGCCGGGCAATCCGGGAACGGCCCGCGAGCCCAAGCTGCAGAATGTCGTCGTCACTGCAGTGCAGGAACTGGTCGAGCTGGCCCGGCGCGAACAGATCGGCTTCACCGTGGTCGGCCCCGAGGCCCCGCTCGCGGCCGGCGTGGTCGACGCCTTCCGCGCCGCCGGCCTGCCGATCTTCGGCCCGACCAAGGCCGCCGCCCAGCTCGAAAGCTCGAAGGACTTCGCCAAGCAGTTCCTCCTCCGCCACGGCATTCCGACCGCGAAGTACCGCACCTTTGTCGACGCCGCCGCAGCTCACGCCTACGTCGACGCCGAAGGCGCGCCGATCGTCATCAAGGCCGACGGCCTTGCCGCGGGCAAGGGCGTCGTGGTGGCGATGACGGCAGCGGAAGCGCACGCCGCGATCGACATGATGCTGCTCGACAACAAAATGGGCGATGCCGGCGCCCGCGTCGTCATCGAAGAGTTCATGACCGGCGAAGAGGCGAGCTTCATCGTCATGGCCGACGGCAAGCACGCTCTCGCCCTCGCCACCAGCCAGGACCACAAGCGCCTGCTCGACGGCGACGCCGGCCCCAACACCGGCGGCATGGGAGCCTACTCGCCGGCACCGGTGGTGACCCCCGACGTCCACGCCCGGGTGATGCGCGAGATCATCACTCCGACCCTCGCCGGCATGGCCGCCGACGGTCTGCCCTACACCGGCTTCCTGTACGCCGGACTGATGATCGACGATGCGGGCCGGCCGCGCGTGGTCGAGTTCAACTGCCGCATGGGCGACCCTGAAACCCAGCCGATCATGATGCGCTTGAAGAGCGACCTCGGCGACCTCGTCGAAGCCGCCCTCGCCGGCCGCCTCGACCAGGCGGAAGCCGAATGGGACCGCCGCTTCGCCCTCGGGGTCGTACTCGCCGCAGCCGGCTATCCGGACAATCCGCGCAAAGGCGATGCGATTTCCGGCCTGCCGGACGGAGCCGCCGAAGACGCCCACGTCTTTCATGCCGGCACCGCGGAGCAGGACGGCGCGATCGTCACTGCCGGCGGCCGCGTGCTGTGCGTGACCGCGCTCGGCGACAACGTGCGCACAGCCCAGAAGCGCGCCTACGAACTCGCCGAGGGCATCGCTTTCGACGGTTGCCAGTATCGCCGCGACATCGGCCACCGCGCCCTCTCGCGCCGCGCCTGA
- a CDS encoding heme biosynthesis protein HemY, translating to MRALIWLIGIFALAVGVAMIAGLNDGYVLVVLSPWRAQISLNFFVVVLVVGVLLVHLLLRLLTRTLALPARVARWRERRRREKADNALHGAINAFFEGRFSQALKLASTAYATSPRAGMAALVAARAAHALHDEERYQEWLGHAAEQGKDGEVARLMTEAELAIDSRRFDVAAARLQTLREGGHKHIAMLRLESRVAQALGRWEELIHIVRQLRKHKALSEEQAAPKLRRGHIERMKQLVGDPPALAAYWKGIPAEELQDRALVERALALMARAGHAVLVRRHTERLLDERWDSALARLYACCAGSADDAGACLKKAEGWLEQHAQDGGLLFALGQLCTRAELWGKAQSYLEASLKLAPAVDTHLALAHLFDTLERPQDAQPHYRAAAEMVAGGTA from the coding sequence ATGCGCGCACTGATCTGGCTGATCGGCATCTTCGCCCTTGCCGTCGGCGTGGCGATGATCGCCGGACTCAACGATGGCTATGTCCTTGTCGTGCTGTCGCCCTGGCGGGCGCAGATTTCGCTGAATTTCTTCGTCGTCGTCCTGGTGGTCGGCGTGCTGCTGGTCCATCTGCTGCTGCGGCTGCTGACCCGCACGCTCGCCCTGCCCGCCCGGGTCGCGCGCTGGCGCGAGCGCCGGCGCCGCGAAAAGGCCGACAACGCCTTGCATGGCGCGATCAACGCCTTCTTCGAAGGACGCTTCTCGCAGGCGCTGAAGCTGGCGTCGACCGCATACGCCACCAGCCCACGCGCGGGCATGGCCGCGCTGGTGGCGGCGCGTGCCGCGCATGCCCTGCACGACGAGGAGCGCTATCAGGAGTGGCTGGGCCATGCGGCCGAACAGGGCAAGGACGGCGAGGTCGCACGCCTGATGACGGAAGCCGAACTGGCGATCGACAGCCGCCGCTTCGACGTCGCCGCCGCCAGGCTGCAGACGCTGCGCGAGGGCGGCCACAAACACATCGCGATGCTGCGCCTCGAGTCCAGAGTGGCGCAGGCGCTCGGGCGCTGGGAAGAACTGATCCACATCGTGCGCCAGCTGCGCAAGCACAAGGCGCTCAGCGAAGAGCAGGCGGCGCCGAAGCTGCGCCGCGGCCATATCGAACGGATGAAGCAGCTCGTCGGCGACCCGCCGGCTCTGGCCGCGTACTGGAAGGGCATCCCCGCCGAAGAGCTGCAGGATCGCGCCCTCGTCGAGCGTGCGCTGGCGCTGATGGCCCGGGCCGGCCACGCGGTCCTCGTCCGGCGTCACACCGAGCGCTTGCTCGACGAGCGCTGGGACAGCGCGCTCGCCCGCCTGTACGCCTGCTGTGCCGGGTCCGCGGACGATGCCGGGGCGTGCCTGAAAAAGGCGGAAGGCTGGTTGGAGCAGCACGCGCAGGATGGTGGGCTGCTGTTCGCGCTCGGCCAGCTGTGCACGCGCGCCGAGCTGTGGGGGAAGGCGCAGAGCTACCTCGAAGCTTCGCTGAAGCTGGCTCCTGCGGTGGATACGCACCTGGCGCTGGCCCACCTGTTCGATACCCTGGAGCGTCCGCAGGATGCCCAGCCGCACTACCGCGCGGCGGCCGAAATGGTCGCTGGCGGCACGGCCTGA
- a CDS encoding YegP family protein, translating to MSVKFEITKTEKGEYHFKLVDGGGKTLLRSEGYNAKASCTNGIESVRRNAVDDARYDLKSASDGRPYFNLKASNGQIIGTSPMFADAQACATAVAATKSAAAGAAVDDKS from the coding sequence ATGTCCGTCAAATTCGAGATCACCAAGACCGAGAAAGGCGAGTACCACTTCAAGCTGGTCGACGGCGGCGGCAAGACCTTGCTCCGCAGCGAAGGCTACAACGCCAAGGCGAGCTGCACCAACGGCATCGAGTCGGTGCGCCGGAACGCCGTTGACGACGCCCGCTACGACCTCAAGTCCGCCTCCGACGGCCGCCCGTATTTCAACCTCAAGGCGAGCAACGGCCAGATCATCGGCACCAGCCCGATGTTCGCCGACGCCCAGGCCTGCGCAACGGCCGTTGCCGCCACCAAATCCGCTGCGGCCGGCGCCGCAGTCGACGACAAGAGCTGA